One genomic window of [Clostridium] scindens ATCC 35704 includes the following:
- a CDS encoding ABC transporter permease, whose translation MMQKRKTIWNRIVIWLLVISILLPLILLGVWVFTERWAWPDIIPQVFSTRAIREVWGRKEQLFQVFFSSIYISFLVGLLAVTIGLMTSKALLFYEFRGKYWIHFFTVLPFMVPATVFAMGIQVTFIRIGWNNTVTGVVVAHLIYSLPYAVRLIMDGMEAAGDKLEEQARVLGASPTYAFCKITLPILTPVMLSAFCMSYIVSFSQYFITLLIGGGKIKTFPMIMVPYLQGGDRNIACIYSLIFLVVTLTLFGIFDRIAKRFGRQEDTEFYV comes from the coding sequence ATGATGCAGAAAAGAAAGACCATATGGAATAGAATTGTAATATGGCTGCTTGTAATTAGCATTCTGCTTCCGTTGATTCTTCTCGGAGTGTGGGTATTTACGGAGAGGTGGGCTTGGCCGGATATCATTCCCCAGGTATTTTCCACCCGAGCTATAAGAGAAGTATGGGGAAGGAAAGAGCAGTTGTTTCAGGTGTTTTTTTCCAGTATTTATATTTCATTCTTGGTTGGACTTCTTGCAGTAACGATTGGACTTATGACATCAAAGGCACTTCTCTTTTATGAGTTTCGTGGGAAATATTGGATACACTTTTTTACAGTTTTGCCATTCATGGTGCCGGCTACTGTATTTGCTATGGGAATTCAGGTGACATTTATTCGTATCGGATGGAATAATACGGTTACGGGGGTGGTGGTCGCACACCTTATCTATTCTTTACCTTATGCAGTGCGGTTGATTATGGATGGAATGGAAGCTGCCGGGGATAAACTGGAAGAGCAGGCGAGAGTTTTGGGAGCATCACCAACATATGCATTCTGTAAGATAACCTTACCAATATTAACACCAGTGATGCTCTCTGCATTTTGTATGTCGTATATTGTATCCTTTAGTCAGTATTTCATTACTCTTTTAATAGGGGGAGGAAAGATTAAGACATTTCCGATGATTATGGTTCCTTATCTTCAAGGTGGCGACAGAAATATCGCATGTATCTACAGTTTGATTTTCCTCGTGGTGACCTTGACATTATTCGGTATATTTGATCGTATAGCAAAAAGATTCGGCAGGCAGGAAGATACGGAGTTCTATGTCTAA
- a CDS encoding arsenosugar biosynthesis-associated peroxidase-like protein, with product MDTYYNPEDLAKFGTMGEEAPQLWETFMNYYGSVFAEGALTAREKSLIALAVASAIQCPYCIDSYTNDCLNKGVNEEQMTEAIHVACAIRGGASLVHGVQMKNIVKKLEF from the coding sequence ATGGATACGTATTACAATCCAGAAGATCTGGCAAAGTTTGGAACAATGGGAGAAGAGGCTCCACAGTTGTGGGAAACATTTATGAATTATTATGGTTCTGTATTCGCAGAAGGAGCACTGACAGCAAGAGAGAAGTCGTTAATTGCACTGGCTGTTGCATCTGCAATTCAGTGTCCGTATTGCATTGACTCTTATACAAATGACTGTCTGAATAAAGGTGTCAATGAGGAACAGATGACAGAGGCCATTCATGTAGCATGTGCAATTCGTGGCGGCGCCTCTTTAGTGCATGGAGTACAGATGAAAAATATCGTAAAGAAATTGGAGTTTTAA
- a CDS encoding ABC transporter permease produces the protein MRKKSVPYVLLIPQMLLTIIFFIGLVTGITQSLGVIPAFGLTEPTLKYYKEIFTRPEILNSVKYSLRIALISSAGATIIGVFFCAVFVMRGKASKGMMRIIQLPIVVPHVVVALFIINVFASNGVLARIAYALGWIQDQQQFPALLYQSNGIGVVLAYLWKEIPFIIYFVIVLMENINGRLGEAAVNLGAGAWTAFWKVTLPLCRKNICSGFLIIFVFALGAYELPLLLGATVPKALPILAYQQYVHPDLRNRPYAMAVNGMIILISLISALVYFHLMLKKEGERS, from the coding sequence ATGCGGAAAAAATCAGTACCATATGTTTTATTAATTCCGCAGATGTTGTTAACAATTATATTTTTTATAGGATTAGTGACTGGAATCACCCAAAGTTTAGGAGTGATTCCAGCTTTTGGCTTAACAGAACCAACACTAAAATACTATAAAGAGATATTTACAAGACCGGAGATTCTGAATTCTGTGAAGTATAGTCTTCGAATTGCATTGATATCTTCAGCAGGGGCTACTATTATTGGAGTTTTCTTTTGTGCTGTATTTGTTATGCGTGGAAAAGCAAGTAAGGGTATGATGCGAATCATTCAGCTGCCTATTGTTGTGCCACATGTGGTGGTAGCGCTTTTTATTATCAATGTATTTGCGAGCAATGGAGTGTTGGCAAGAATTGCTTATGCACTGGGGTGGATTCAGGATCAACAACAGTTTCCTGCATTGCTGTACCAGTCTAATGGAATAGGCGTTGTTCTGGCATATCTGTGGAAAGAGATTCCGTTTATTATCTATTTTGTAATTGTGTTGATGGAAAACATTAATGGAAGACTGGGGGAAGCCGCAGTTAATCTGGGGGCTGGAGCATGGACCGCCTTTTGGAAAGTGACTTTGCCGTTATGCAGGAAAAACATCTGCAGCGGATTCCTGATTATTTTTGTCTTTGCACTTGGGGCATATGAATTGCCGCTTTTATTAGGAGCAACAGTGCCGAAAGCGCTCCCGATATTGGCTTATCAACAATATGTTCATCCTGATCTGAGAAATAGACCATATGCGATGGCAGTGAATGGTATGATTATCTTAATCTCGCTGATCAGTGCTTTGGTATATTTCCATCTGATGCTTAAGAAAGAAGGTGAACGGTCATGA
- a CDS encoding ABC transporter ATP-binding protein has product MAGLKIVKLKVHLQKEEILHQVDLDIQEGEFIALLGESGCGKTTLLKTIAGLLEVREGDILWNGDSMMHISPEKRGTVIVFQDLRLFPHMTVGKNIAFPMEIQKVPKEEQLRRIQKLLEAVELAGYEKRKIREMSGGQMQRIALARALAANPKVLLLDEPFSGLDERLRLEMGRLVKKLHDEWKITTILVTHDKREALQMADRIAFMKDGEILQYDTPEDISRHPAVEAVSDYFGRTSYAKGVVSGGVFRSSLGEWKTDLEDGEYEAMLRPL; this is encoded by the coding sequence ATGGCAGGGCTTAAGATAGTAAAGTTAAAAGTGCATTTGCAGAAAGAAGAAATTCTGCACCAGGTCGATCTGGATATTCAGGAAGGGGAATTCATAGCGCTTCTTGGAGAATCCGGTTGTGGAAAGACGACGTTGTTAAAAACTATTGCAGGATTATTGGAAGTAAGGGAAGGGGACATCTTGTGGAATGGTGATTCCATGATGCATATTTCCCCGGAAAAAAGAGGGACAGTTATTGTATTCCAGGATCTTAGATTATTTCCACATATGACAGTGGGAAAAAATATTGCATTTCCTATGGAGATCCAGAAAGTACCGAAAGAAGAACAGCTTCGAAGAATACAAAAACTTCTGGAAGCAGTAGAACTTGCAGGATATGAGAAACGAAAGATTCGGGAGATGTCCGGAGGACAGATGCAGAGAATTGCGCTTGCAAGGGCTCTGGCGGCAAATCCAAAAGTGCTGCTATTGGATGAACCATTTTCGGGGTTAGATGAAAGACTTCGATTGGAGATGGGAAGACTGGTGAAGAAGCTTCATGATGAATGGAAAATCACAACGATATTGGTAACGCATGATAAGCGTGAGGCTTTGCAGATGGCTGATCGAATTGCATTTATGAAAGATGGAGAGATCCTGCAATACGATACACCGGAAGATATATCGAGACATCCGGCTGTTGAAGCAGTGTCTGACTACTTTGGCCGAACAAGTTATGCTAAGGGGGTGGTATCAGGAGGAGTATTTCGGAGTTCTCTGGGAGAGTGGAAGACGGATCTGGAGGACGGTGAATATGAGGCAATGTTAAGACCATTATAA
- a CDS encoding biotin synthase BioB codes for MFGRVERAKEKAFRGEPFTKEELIALLSIDPKSEEVEALGMAAHEVAQEVTEGKARLWGAIGVDYKPCEMDCKFCSLGKSWGIVKEEKEYTLEEMVRQVRYYVKNDFHYILLRSTEFYDPNSLGKIIKSIREAVPGDYELGCNIGELEEADAEYMYECGGRIAYHCVRLREGVDTRFRVEDRVHTVEVIRDSKMKLGFWVEPVGIEHTNEEIAEKILETLHYQTDVCGVMARVPVAGTPFENVPMISEKRMAQITAVLRLACGRTVKDICTHPASELAVRYGANVITLETGAIPRDADFQEEYWKGLHIDEVKEWLNQNEYHI; via the coding sequence ATGTTTGGCAGGGTTGAAAGAGCGAAAGAAAAAGCTTTCAGAGGAGAGCCGTTTACCAAAGAAGAACTTATAGCATTGCTTTCCATAGATCCGAAATCAGAGGAAGTAGAAGCACTCGGTATGGCGGCACATGAAGTGGCACAGGAAGTTACAGAGGGAAAAGCAAGATTGTGGGGTGCCATAGGGGTTGATTACAAACCTTGTGAGATGGATTGCAAATTTTGTTCTCTTGGAAAATCTTGGGGAATCGTAAAAGAAGAGAAAGAATATACCTTGGAAGAGATGGTCCGACAAGTAAGATATTATGTGAAAAATGATTTTCATTATATATTACTTCGTTCAACAGAATTTTACGATCCAAATTCCTTGGGGAAGATTATAAAGAGTATTCGCGAAGCAGTTCCGGGAGATTATGAGCTTGGATGTAATATAGGGGAACTGGAAGAGGCAGATGCGGAATATATGTATGAGTGCGGAGGCAGAATTGCTTATCACTGTGTTAGATTGAGAGAAGGGGTAGACACCAGGTTCCGGGTAGAAGATCGAGTGCACACCGTAGAAGTGATTCGTGATTCTAAGATGAAGCTTGGATTCTGGGTGGAGCCGGTGGGGATAGAACATACGAATGAAGAAATTGCGGAGAAGATTCTAGAAACCTTGCATTATCAGACGGATGTCTGTGGTGTGATGGCGAGAGTTCCGGTAGCAGGGACTCCGTTTGAGAATGTTCCGATGATCAGCGAAAAGAGGATGGCACAGATTACGGCAGTTCTGCGTCTAGCATGCGGAAGAACAGTAAAAGATATCTGTACACATCCGGCCAGTGAATTGGCAGTGCGATATGGAGCCAATGTTATTACTTTGGAAACGGGAGCGATACCAAGAGATGCCGATTTTCAAGAAGAATATTGGAAAGGATTGCATATTGATGAGGTAAAAGAATGGCTGAATCAGAATGAATATCATATATAA
- the arsS gene encoding arsenosugar biosynthesis radical SAM (seleno)protein ArsS (Some members of this family are selenoproteins.): MSENLRLAETTSVPAFEECIKDESVKYTLDNLEVLQINVGRLCNLACKHCHVEAGPARTEVMSRETLEACLQLYKEWGFKTVDITGGAPEMNPHFEWFVDEVTKVCDHVIVRSNLVIMKEEKYAHIPQFLADRKVEIVASLPYYRAKETDRQRGDGVFDGVIEILQKLNSLGYGKDPELVINLVYNPNGAFFPPEQGAMEKEYKQRLMADFGIVFNNLFTITNNPTGRFAGFLKRSGNLESYLQKLYGAFNAATLPTMMCRNQLSVGWDGRVYDCDFNQAADLPVLKKENIADLVGKPYTKRKICFGKHCYGCTAGQGSSCGGATE, encoded by the coding sequence ATGAGTGAGAATTTAAGATTAGCGGAGACAACAAGTGTCCCGGCATTTGAAGAATGTATCAAAGATGAGAGTGTGAAATATACGTTGGACAATCTGGAGGTTCTGCAGATTAATGTGGGAAGACTGTGTAACCTGGCGTGTAAGCATTGCCATGTTGAGGCTGGTCCTGCAAGAACAGAGGTTATGTCTCGTGAGACACTGGAGGCCTGTCTTCAGTTATACAAAGAGTGGGGGTTTAAGACGGTAGATATTACCGGAGGTGCTCCGGAGATGAATCCGCATTTTGAGTGGTTTGTAGATGAAGTGACGAAAGTATGTGATCATGTAATCGTAAGATCGAATCTTGTGATAATGAAAGAAGAAAAATATGCACATATTCCACAGTTCCTGGCAGATCGCAAGGTGGAGATTGTGGCATCACTTCCTTATTATCGTGCGAAAGAGACAGATCGACAGCGTGGCGATGGTGTGTTTGACGGGGTTATTGAAATCCTGCAGAAATTAAACAGCCTTGGCTATGGGAAAGACCCGGAACTTGTGATTAACCTTGTGTACAATCCGAATGGAGCTTTTTTCCCACCGGAGCAGGGTGCTATGGAAAAAGAATATAAGCAGCGTCTAATGGCAGACTTTGGAATTGTATTCAATAATCTCTTTACGATTACGAACAATCCAACAGGAAGATTTGCAGGATTCTTGAAGCGATCCGGCAATCTGGAGAGTTATCTGCAGAAATTGTACGGCGCATTTAATGCAGCAACATTACCAACGATGATGTGTAGAAATCAGCTTTCCGTTGGATGGGATGGGAGAGTATATGATTGTGATTTTAACCAGGCGGCAGATCTCCCTGTTCTGAAAAAAGAAAATATTGCAGACTTGGTTGGGAAACCTTATACAAAGAGAAAAATTTGTTTTGGAAAACATTGTTATGGATGCACAGCAGGACAAGGCTCAAGTTGCGGTGGAGCAACAGAATAG
- a CDS encoding ABC transporter substrate-binding protein, with translation MKKRLVAAVLALTMSLSLAACAGADKKETKSDKEISEMSFDELKEEAKGTTVTFYGWGGDEMLNDWLDNEFAPVMKEKYDITMERVPMDIDQILSQLSGEIHAGEEDGSIDMIWINGENFQSAKENKMLYGPFVEELPNYQEYVDAESEDVTLDFAYPIEGYEAPYGKAQMVMISDTAVTPELPKTAEELKAFVQKYPGKVTYPALPDFTGSAFVRNIIYEICGYEQFLTMEADKEVVREAVAPAMEYLKELNPYLWNEGKTFPDSSTTVDQMFADGELVMNMTYGAYDTALKIADGTYTETTQAFQFDNGTIGNTNFMAIAANSSNKAGAMVAINEMLSPEIQADRYDTLKVIPVLDNSKLSEEQKKVFDAVDLGQGTIPQDELLSKRLPEMSAQLVPIIEEIWLEEVVGK, from the coding sequence ATGAAGAAGAGATTAGTGGCAGCAGTGCTTGCACTGACAATGTCCCTGTCATTAGCAGCATGTGCCGGTGCAGACAAGAAAGAAACAAAAAGTGACAAAGAAATCAGCGAGATGAGTTTTGACGAACTTAAGGAGGAGGCCAAAGGCACTACCGTAACATTCTATGGATGGGGTGGAGACGAGATGCTCAATGATTGGCTGGACAATGAATTTGCTCCGGTAATGAAGGAAAAGTATGATATTACTATGGAGAGAGTGCCTATGGATATTGATCAGATATTAAGTCAGTTATCCGGGGAAATCCATGCAGGAGAAGAGGATGGAAGCATTGATATGATCTGGATCAATGGAGAAAACTTCCAGTCCGCAAAAGAAAACAAGATGCTTTACGGACCTTTTGTAGAGGAACTTCCTAATTATCAGGAGTATGTAGATGCAGAATCTGAGGATGTAACACTGGATTTTGCTTATCCGATCGAAGGGTATGAAGCGCCATATGGAAAAGCACAGATGGTGATGATTTCAGATACCGCTGTTACACCAGAACTTCCAAAGACGGCAGAAGAACTGAAAGCGTTTGTACAGAAATATCCAGGAAAAGTTACTTACCCGGCATTGCCTGATTTTACAGGAAGTGCGTTCGTAAGAAATATTATTTACGAAATCTGTGGCTATGAGCAGTTCTTGACAATGGAAGCGGATAAAGAGGTAGTAAGAGAAGCAGTCGCACCGGCAATGGAATATTTGAAAGAATTGAATCCGTACCTATGGAATGAGGGAAAGACATTCCCGGATTCATCCACAACAGTGGATCAGATGTTTGCGGACGGTGAGCTGGTTATGAATATGACCTACGGTGCTTATGACACTGCATTAAAGATTGCGGACGGAACTTATACAGAGACTACACAGGCGTTCCAGTTTGATAACGGTACGATTGGTAATACGAACTTTATGGCAATTGCAGCAAATTCTTCGAACAAAGCTGGAGCAATGGTTGCAATCAATGAGATGCTTTCTCCTGAGATTCAGGCAGATCGGTATGATACGTTAAAGGTAATACCGGTTCTGGATAATAGCAAATTATCTGAAGAACAGAAAAAAGTTTTTGATGCAGTAGATCTTGGACAGGGAACGATTCCGCAGGATGAATTGTTGTCAAAACGTTTACCGGAAATGTCTGCTCAGTTAGTACCAATTATTGAAGAAATCTGGTTAGAAGAGGTTGTTGGAAAATAA
- a CDS encoding ABC transporter ATP-binding protein: MKDNVYRIEHLNKSFENTNGEQIQVFDDLSMDIEKGKITAVLGPSGCGKSTLLSILAGFECYESGNIPEEESRGVVFQSPALFPWLTVKGNVEYGLKRKGIPKGERKEQVETFLKMVQLEDYAKYYPRELSGGMQQRAALARTLVLRPEMLLMDEPFSALDPKLRIQMQQLTLELWKELKQTIFIVTHDVEEAVMVADIIYLMGESPQGVRRKVEVSWVKKEENRNTKEFFELKNSLLNT, encoded by the coding sequence ATGAAGGATAATGTATATAGAATAGAACATTTGAACAAATCTTTTGAAAATACAAATGGAGAACAGATTCAGGTATTCGATGACTTATCTATGGATATAGAGAAAGGAAAGATTACGGCTGTTCTTGGACCGAGTGGATGTGGAAAAAGTACACTGCTCAGTATACTTGCCGGGTTTGAATGTTATGAGTCAGGAAATATCCCAGAAGAGGAAAGCCGAGGTGTTGTGTTTCAAAGTCCTGCACTTTTCCCATGGCTGACGGTAAAAGGCAATGTAGAGTATGGATTGAAACGCAAGGGAATTCCCAAAGGGGAGAGAAAAGAGCAGGTAGAAACATTTTTAAAAATGGTTCAGTTAGAAGACTATGCTAAGTATTATCCAAGGGAATTGTCGGGTGGTATGCAGCAGAGAGCTGCGCTGGCAAGAACGCTTGTGCTACGTCCGGAGATGCTGCTGATGGATGAACCATTTTCAGCGTTGGATCCGAAACTTCGCATACAGATGCAGCAATTGACATTAGAATTGTGGAAGGAATTGAAACAGACAATCTTTATTGTGACGCATGATGTAGAAGAAGCAGTGATGGTGGCAGATATTATCTACCTAATGGGAGAGAGCCCACAGGGTGTTCGACGTAAAGTTGAGGTTTCGTGGGTGAAGAAAGAAGAAAACAGAAATACAAAAGAATTTTTTGAATTAAAAAATTCTTTATTAAATACTTAA
- a CDS encoding ABC transporter substrate-binding protein, translated as MMKNSKRWKAALMAAALGASLILGGCQEKENTVDKGQKEETVQVKVGTWKTAQTIQPFFYQQFTDEKYEIEVAPFTNPGDQKAALLAGELDMTGTTLVTAISAAANGEPVKIVSSLCNKCSALVVGKDSDIQTEADLKGKTIAYVPGTMHHALLLDVLERAGLNPETDVELVRIDFFDMGQALQDGKIDAFCSGEPYPSEAIVKGYGRVLSYPYFDDSIDTINAAMIVTEDTIKENPELVQDLVNAHLKASDYLTENKDAWFKKAYEFGTDKEIMEVSAENIELCGNIDETFIEHTKNLAQKMKELGIINEVPDVDAMFNLTFLENADKS; from the coding sequence ATGATGAAGAACAGTAAACGATGGAAAGCTGCATTGATGGCAGCAGCGTTAGGAGCATCCTTAATCTTAGGAGGATGTCAGGAAAAAGAAAATACAGTTGATAAGGGACAGAAGGAAGAGACGGTTCAGGTGAAGGTAGGAACCTGGAAGACAGCACAGACGATACAGCCGTTTTTCTATCAGCAGTTTACGGATGAAAAATACGAAATCGAAGTAGCACCATTTACGAACCCGGGTGATCAGAAAGCCGCACTTCTTGCAGGAGAATTAGATATGACAGGAACAACATTAGTGACAGCTATTTCCGCCGCTGCGAATGGAGAGCCGGTTAAGATTGTATCTAGTTTATGTAATAAGTGTTCTGCACTTGTAGTTGGAAAAGACTCTGATATTCAGACAGAAGCAGATCTGAAGGGAAAAACTATTGCTTATGTACCGGGGACAATGCACCATGCACTCCTTCTGGATGTATTAGAAAGAGCAGGTCTTAATCCAGAAACGGATGTAGAATTAGTAAGAATTGACTTTTTTGATATGGGGCAGGCATTACAGGATGGAAAGATTGATGCGTTCTGTAGTGGAGAGCCATATCCATCAGAGGCAATTGTAAAAGGATACGGAAGAGTTTTAAGCTATCCGTATTTTGATGATAGTATTGATACGATTAATGCAGCCATGATCGTGACAGAAGATACCATCAAGGAGAATCCAGAGTTGGTACAGGATTTGGTAAATGCACACTTAAAAGCATCCGATTATTTGACAGAAAATAAGGATGCATGGTTTAAAAAAGCATATGAATTCGGAACAGACAAAGAGATTATGGAAGTGTCTGCAGAGAATATTGAGTTATGTGGGAATATCGATGAGACATTCATAGAGCATACCAAGAATCTGGCACAAAAAATGAAAGAGCTTGGAATTATCAATGAAGTTCCGGATGTAGATGCAATGTTTAATCTTACATTTTTGGAAAATGCTGATAAATCATAG
- a CDS encoding ABC transporter permease, whose translation MKKKSLQDRFIGTIIPIMVLIVWFLSTQNNAVQSYVVPSPKEFAIVFFDFIFGNMQASPYSGKMLENLLISTLRVGKGFYVAGVTGMILGFLTGRVPLLRKMCDPMIQALRAVPGIGYLPLGMVWFGVGEENTLFLISLAAFFPVYLNTQEGASRVPEIYIRAGKMLGAKKMILFFTVIFPAAFSHVIVGLRLALGVSWAYLVLGEMTGVTKGIGAIMMDGRMLGHVDIVLACMVVIAITGKFCDWILVKLCRTFGRGLMEDSSNEG comes from the coding sequence ATGAAGAAAAAAAGTTTACAGGATCGGTTTATAGGGACTATCATTCCGATTATGGTATTAATTGTATGGTTTTTATCCACACAAAATAATGCAGTACAGAGTTATGTTGTTCCTTCACCAAAAGAATTTGCAATCGTATTTTTTGATTTTATATTTGGTAATATGCAAGCATCTCCTTATAGCGGTAAAATGTTGGAAAATCTGTTGATCAGTACACTTCGTGTTGGAAAAGGATTCTACGTTGCAGGTGTGACAGGAATGATACTCGGATTTCTGACTGGGCGAGTTCCATTACTGAGAAAGATGTGCGATCCGATGATACAGGCACTTCGAGCGGTTCCGGGAATTGGATATCTGCCACTTGGTATGGTATGGTTTGGTGTAGGAGAAGAAAATACATTATTTTTAATCTCACTTGCAGCATTTTTTCCTGTATATTTGAATACGCAGGAGGGGGCATCAAGAGTGCCGGAAATATATATCCGGGCAGGTAAGATGCTGGGAGCTAAGAAAATGATACTATTCTTTACTGTTATCTTTCCGGCAGCATTTAGTCATGTAATTGTAGGACTCAGGTTGGCACTTGGAGTGTCATGGGCCTATCTGGTGCTTGGTGAGATGACCGGAGTGACTAAAGGAATCGGGGCAATCATGATGGATGGAAGAATGTTGGGACATGTAGATATTGTTCTTGCTTGTATGGTTGTGATTGCAATTACCGGAAAGTTCTGCGACTGGATTCTGGTGAAATTATGCCGGACATTTGGAAGAGGACTGATGGAGGATAGTTCTAATGAAGGATAA
- a CDS encoding (Fe-S)-binding protein produces the protein MQMIREEQTRENHGNPVIGGYEKLLEEKIDYLYQNYRLGGYKSVLFMGCNFPAYFPNSTKKLSKLFLESYDIGTIYECCGKPVRELGLTKEAGESIQRIQQRLCENQIEELITVCPNCYLYLKDKVDVRVVSIYEKIKELQIGENIDDENPYIFQPCPDRMEGFWKESVQTFFNNEIQCIKDVQCCGLGGCAKSSEPEIANGFADKIRKKGYEKIYTYCASCTGNLRRNGCEHVWHLLPVILGFPQEDADIEHNRRNRENSKYW, from the coding sequence ATGCAGATGATAAGAGAAGAGCAGACAAGAGAGAATCATGGGAATCCGGTGATTGGCGGATATGAGAAATTATTGGAAGAAAAGATCGATTATCTGTATCAGAATTATCGTCTTGGAGGATATAAAAGTGTGCTGTTTATGGGGTGCAACTTTCCAGCATATTTTCCAAATTCTACAAAGAAACTTAGTAAGTTATTTCTGGAATCGTACGACATAGGAACCATATATGAGTGTTGTGGAAAACCTGTAAGAGAATTAGGATTAACAAAGGAAGCTGGGGAAAGCATACAAAGAATTCAACAGAGATTGTGTGAAAATCAGATTGAAGAGTTGATAACCGTTTGTCCCAACTGCTATTTGTATTTGAAAGATAAAGTGGACGTTCGAGTCGTGTCTATATATGAGAAAATCAAGGAACTTCAGATTGGGGAGAATATAGATGACGAAAATCCATACATTTTTCAGCCGTGCCCCGATCGGATGGAAGGTTTTTGGAAAGAATCTGTACAGACATTTTTTAACAATGAGATACAATGTATAAAAGATGTTCAATGCTGTGGTCTTGGAGGATGTGCGAAATCATCAGAACCAGAGATTGCCAATGGATTTGCGGATAAGATTCGAAAGAAAGGATATGAGAAAATCTATACTTATTGCGCATCCTGTACAGGAAATCTGAGACGTAACGGGTGTGAACATGTATGGCATCTGTTGCCGGTTATTCTCGGATTTCCACAAGAGGACGCAGATATAGAACATAATAGAAGGAATCGGGAAAATTCAAAATACTGGTAG
- a CDS encoding C-GCAxxG-C-C family protein: MEEKAIQEKFMQGYDCSQVVMVHFAERLGISEEIANKVSACFGGGMMQADTCGAFTGALMVIGMKYGHYDADQLLAQKDVMMAKSAEFKKKFFEKRTSCNCKELLGYDVSKPEGFQEALESGRMMSFCPGMVKDVIGILEEIL; this comes from the coding sequence ATGGAAGAAAAAGCGATTCAGGAGAAGTTTATGCAAGGATATGACTGTTCCCAGGTAGTAATGGTTCATTTTGCAGAGCGGCTTGGAATATCTGAAGAGATTGCAAATAAAGTATCTGCCTGCTTTGGCGGAGGTATGATGCAGGCGGATACCTGTGGCGCTTTCACAGGAGCGTTAATGGTAATCGGAATGAAATACGGACACTATGATGCAGACCAGCTCCTCGCACAGAAGGATGTCATGATGGCAAAAAGTGCTGAGTTTAAGAAGAAGTTTTTTGAAAAACGCACATCATGTAACTGTAAAGAACTCTTAGGATATGATGTATCTAAGCCAGAGGGGTTCCAAGAAGCATTGGAAAGTGGTAGAATGATGTCATTCTGTCCTGGAATGGTGAAGGACGTTATAGGGATTTTAGAAGAAATTTTATAG